Proteins encoded by one window of Pseudonocardia sp. HH130629-09:
- a CDS encoding alpha/beta fold hydrolase, protein MPQLSIGTESGSPLELHYTDQGSGAPVVLIHGWPLSGRSWEKQVPALVEAGHRVVTYDRRGFGQSSQPWDGYDYDTFADDLHALLVHLDLREATLVGFSMGGGEVVRYIAKHGTDRVARAVLAAAVPPYLYKSDDNPDGGLDDATIEQFQGGVTGDRIAFLDGFTTNFFAAGDRTDLISEPSRVYHRTIAEFASPKGTLDCIAAFGRTDFRGDVQKVSDAGIPTLVIHGDADAIVPFEVSGKRSHESIKGAQLVLIEGGPHGLNATHPEEFNAALLDFLKA, encoded by the coding sequence ATGCCCCAGCTCAGCATCGGCACCGAGAGTGGCAGCCCGCTCGAGCTGCACTACACCGACCAGGGGTCCGGTGCGCCCGTCGTGCTGATCCACGGCTGGCCGCTCTCCGGCCGCTCCTGGGAGAAGCAGGTCCCGGCACTGGTCGAGGCCGGCCATCGGGTCGTCACCTACGACCGTCGCGGCTTCGGGCAGTCCTCGCAACCCTGGGACGGCTACGACTACGACACCTTCGCCGACGACCTGCACGCCCTGCTCGTGCACCTCGACCTGCGCGAGGCCACCCTCGTCGGGTTCTCGATGGGCGGCGGCGAGGTCGTCCGCTACATCGCGAAGCACGGCACCGACCGGGTCGCCCGCGCCGTGCTGGCCGCGGCCGTCCCGCCGTACCTGTACAAGTCCGACGACAACCCCGACGGCGGCCTCGACGACGCCACCATCGAGCAGTTCCAGGGCGGTGTGACCGGCGACCGGATCGCCTTCCTGGACGGGTTCACCACGAACTTCTTCGCCGCGGGTGACCGCACCGACCTGATCAGCGAGCCGAGCCGGGTCTACCACCGCACGATCGCCGAGTTCGCGTCGCCGAAGGGCACCCTGGACTGCATCGCCGCGTTCGGGCGTACCGACTTCCGCGGCGACGTGCAGAAGGTCTCCGACGCCGGCATCCCGACCCTGGTCATCCACGGCGACGCCGACGCGATCGTCCCGTTCGAGGTGTCCGGCAAGCGCTCCCACGAGTCGATCAAGGGCGCGCAGCTCGTGCTGATCGAGGGTGGCCCGCACGGCCTCAACGCCACCCACCCCGAGGAGTTCAACGCCGCCCTGCTCGACTTCCTGAAGGCCTGA
- a CDS encoding ClpP family protease, which translates to MSTYTIPNVIARTPSGERVLDVYSHLLTERVVYLGTEIEAGVANALIAQLLFLEADDPDREVQLYVNCGGGDPSAMLGIYDTLRHVRCPVATTCVGQAVSVGAVLLAAGTEGRRGALPHARVVLHQPAAQGRGSIPDLILQADELVRIRADIEEILARHTGQTVERLRADTDHDRVFTAAAARDYGLLDTVLEPQPPRTRERR; encoded by the coding sequence ATGAGCACCTACACGATCCCGAACGTCATCGCCCGCACCCCGAGCGGCGAGCGGGTCCTCGACGTCTATTCCCACCTGCTCACCGAGCGTGTCGTCTACCTGGGCACCGAGATCGAGGCGGGCGTCGCGAACGCGCTGATCGCCCAGCTGCTGTTCCTCGAGGCCGACGACCCCGACCGCGAGGTGCAGCTCTACGTCAACTGCGGGGGCGGGGACCCCAGCGCGATGCTCGGCATCTACGACACGCTGCGCCACGTCCGCTGCCCGGTCGCGACGACGTGCGTCGGCCAGGCCGTGTCGGTGGGTGCGGTGCTGCTCGCCGCCGGGACCGAGGGCCGCCGGGGCGCGTTGCCGCACGCCCGGGTCGTGCTGCACCAGCCCGCGGCGCAGGGCCGCGGGTCCATCCCGGACCTCATCCTGCAGGCCGACGAGCTGGTCCGGATCCGCGCCGACATCGAGGAGATCCTGGCCCGCCACACCGGGCAGACCGTGGAACGGCTGCGTGCCGACACCGACCACGACCGGGTGTTCACCGCGGCCGCGGCGCGCGACTACGGCCTGCTCGACACGGTGCTCGAGCCGCAGCCGCCACGGACCCGGGAACGCCGGTGA
- a CDS encoding helix-turn-helix domain-containing protein yields MSEPLWRHALGRELRRRRHVRGETLHATAGRAGVSPQYLSEVERGRKEPSSEMIAAVAGALGTDLAGLTRGVADGLAAAPRPRGPQRAYALAA; encoded by the coding sequence ATGAGCGAACCCCTCTGGCGGCACGCACTCGGCCGCGAGCTGCGACGACGCCGGCACGTCCGCGGCGAGACCCTGCACGCGACGGCCGGGCGCGCCGGGGTGTCACCGCAGTACCTCTCGGAGGTGGAGCGGGGCCGCAAGGAGCCCTCCAGCGAGATGATCGCCGCGGTCGCCGGGGCGCTCGGGACCGACCTGGCCGGGCTGACCCGCGGCGTCGCCGACGGTCTGGCGGCCGCGCCGCGACCCCGCGGCCCGCAGCGCGCCTACGCCCTCGCCGCCTGA
- a CDS encoding PTS sugar transporter subunit IIA produces MTALITADLVDLDVPSADRKTAVTALAERLVRAGRVTDLDTFLADIEAREAQMPTGLEGGIGIPHCRSAAVTEPTLAFGRAPSGVDFGAEDGPADLIFMIAAPEGGNTDHMTVLAALARRLVRASFKNELRNATDPAAVATFIQQEVGA; encoded by the coding sequence ATGACCGCACTGATCACCGCTGATCTGGTCGACCTCGACGTGCCGTCGGCCGACAGGAAGACCGCCGTCACCGCTCTCGCCGAGCGCCTCGTGCGGGCGGGCCGGGTCACCGACCTGGACACCTTCCTCGCCGACATCGAGGCCCGCGAGGCCCAGATGCCGACCGGCCTGGAGGGCGGCATCGGCATCCCGCACTGCCGCTCCGCGGCCGTCACCGAGCCGACCCTGGCCTTCGGCCGGGCTCCGTCGGGTGTCGACTTCGGCGCCGAGGACGGCCCCGCCGACCTCATCTTCATGATCGCCGCCCCGGAGGGCGGGAACACCGACCACATGACGGTGCTCGCCGCGCTGGCCCGTCGCCTGGTCCGTGCCTCGTTCAAGAACGAGCTCCGCAACGCCACCGACCCGGCCGCCGTCGCGACCTTCATCCAGCAGGAGGTGGGAGCATGA
- a CDS encoding DeoR/GlpR family DNA-binding transcription regulator — protein MYAAERQQWLLDRTRDRGRVDVAAVAEELDVTPETIRRDLGALERQGLVRRVHGGAIPSDLLNFEPGVGQRDSQFGAEKERIVKAALAELGTAATVLLDAGTTTSRLASTLPRERDVTVVTNSLPIASSLAGRPNVDLRLLGGRVRGTTLATVDDWGTEVLAGLTIDVAFLGTNGFSVARGLTTPDTGEGATKRAMLRAARRTVVLADASKFGSDQFVRFGTLAEVDTLITDTGLAAADAAVLEAAGPKVVRA, from the coding sequence ATGTACGCAGCGGAGCGTCAGCAGTGGCTGCTCGACCGGACCCGGGACCGGGGCCGGGTCGACGTGGCCGCCGTCGCCGAGGAGCTCGATGTCACCCCCGAGACGATCCGCCGGGACCTCGGGGCCCTGGAGCGCCAGGGGCTCGTCCGCCGGGTGCACGGCGGGGCGATCCCGTCGGACCTGCTGAACTTCGAGCCCGGGGTCGGCCAGCGCGACAGCCAGTTCGGCGCGGAGAAGGAGCGGATCGTCAAGGCCGCACTCGCCGAGCTGGGCACCGCCGCGACCGTCCTGCTCGACGCCGGGACCACGACCTCCCGGCTCGCGAGCACGCTGCCCCGCGAACGCGACGTCACCGTCGTCACCAACTCGCTGCCGATCGCCTCCTCGCTGGCCGGACGTCCGAACGTGGACCTGCGGCTGCTCGGCGGCCGGGTCCGCGGGACGACGCTGGCCACCGTCGACGACTGGGGCACCGAGGTGCTGGCCGGCCTGACGATCGACGTCGCCTTCCTCGGGACCAACGGCTTCTCCGTGGCCCGCGGCCTTACCACACCCGACACGGGCGAGGGCGCGACCAAGCGAGCGATGCTGCGCGCCGCGCGCCGCACCGTCGTCCTCGCCGACGCCAGCAAGTTCGGCTCCGACCAGTTCGTCCGCTTCGGCACGCTGGCCGAGGTCGACACGCTGATCACCGACACCGGCCTCGCCGCGGCGGACGCCGCCGTGCTCGAGGCCGCCGGCCCCAAGGTGGTACGCGCATGA
- a CDS encoding ArsR/SmtB family transcription factor, with the protein MHESIPGFAMPPEDEVRRVADAMRMLSDPTRVKILWALMQGESSVACLADLVGAAPTAVSQHLSKLRLSGLVENRREGTYVYYTVEDATVRAVLERVLGQVDTVE; encoded by the coding sequence GTGCACGAGTCCATTCCCGGCTTCGCGATGCCGCCCGAGGACGAGGTCCGCCGGGTGGCGGACGCGATGCGCATGCTTTCCGACCCGACCCGGGTCAAGATCCTCTGGGCGCTGATGCAGGGCGAGTCCTCGGTGGCCTGCCTGGCCGACCTCGTCGGCGCCGCCCCCACCGCGGTGAGCCAGCACCTGTCGAAGCTGCGACTCTCGGGCCTGGTGGAGAACCGGCGCGAGGGGACCTACGTCTACTACACGGTGGAGGACGCGACGGTCCGCGCCGTGCTGGAGCGCGTGCTCGGGCAGGTCGACACCGTCGAGTGA
- a CDS encoding HPr family phosphocarrier protein, translated as MAERRVKVGSSVGLHARPANLFVTAAKEQGVTVQIGTADGERGPVDAASILSVMGLGVQSGEEVVLTSSDDEQGEAAVAALAELLEQDLDAS; from the coding sequence ATGGCCGAGCGCCGCGTGAAGGTGGGATCGTCCGTCGGGCTGCACGCCCGCCCCGCCAACCTGTTCGTCACCGCCGCCAAGGAGCAGGGGGTGACGGTGCAGATCGGGACCGCCGACGGTGAGCGTGGACCGGTCGACGCTGCCTCCATCCTGTCCGTGATGGGCCTGGGCGTGCAGTCCGGCGAGGAGGTCGTGCTGACCTCCTCCGACGACGAGCAGGGCGAGGCCGCCGTCGCCGCCCTGGCCGAGCTGCTGGAGCAGGACCTCGACGCGAGCTGA
- a CDS encoding ClpP family protease, whose translation MSDSPRSPRFDDRARRDLYDQRVVVLDGPLDDDNGTLLATQVVALAARDPDADIAFWIHSPGGSVPAMLALRDLFRLVPCDVSTLVLGIAYSAGQFLLSAGTPGKRRALPHSRVLMHQGSSGIGGTAVDIELQADDLRHTRDTVLGLIAQDTGQPVDRIFTDSLHDRWYSATEALDYGFVDAVVDSFDQVVPRRGAVPTGFGVGR comes from the coding sequence ATGAGCGACTCACCACGCAGTCCCCGCTTCGACGACCGGGCCCGCCGCGACCTCTACGACCAGCGGGTCGTCGTGCTCGACGGCCCCCTCGACGACGACAACGGCACCCTGCTCGCCACCCAGGTCGTGGCACTGGCCGCCCGCGACCCGGATGCCGACATCGCCTTCTGGATCCACTCGCCCGGCGGGTCGGTGCCGGCGATGCTGGCGCTGCGGGACCTGTTCCGGCTGGTGCCCTGCGACGTGTCGACGCTCGTGCTCGGCATCGCCTACAGCGCCGGGCAGTTCCTGCTCTCGGCGGGCACGCCGGGCAAGCGGCGCGCGCTGCCGCACTCGCGGGTGCTGATGCACCAGGGCTCGTCGGGGATCGGCGGGACCGCCGTCGACATCGAGCTGCAGGCCGACGACCTGCGCCACACCCGGGACACGGTGCTCGGCCTGATCGCCCAGGACACCGGGCAGCCGGTCGACCGGATCTTCACCGACTCGCTGCACGACCGCTGGTACTCGGCGACCGAGGCACTCGACTACGGCTTCGTCGACGCCGTCGTGGACTCCTTCGACCAGGTGGTGCCGCGCCGCGGTGCGGTCCCGACCGGCTTCGGCGTGGGGCGGTGA
- a CDS encoding beta-galactosidase, translating to MWESDVALMREAGVTIVTVGVFSWALLQPVPDRWDLGWLDDVLGLLHAGGIAVDLATATASPPPWLHHRHPEILAVAADGRILAPGGRQHHRPTSLVFRRHALALVERLARRYGDHPALAAWHVSNELGCHDVHDHSEDAQRAFRAWLQRRYGDLDRLNQAWGTAFWSQHYGEWDEIGTPRRTGPGTHPNPTQQLDFARFSSDALLDHLRAERDLLRELTPDVPVTTNFMVMGETSGMDYATWAPHVDIVANDHYVFPGPEARDELSFSANLTGNLAGGHPWWLMEHSTSAVNWQPVNRAKRPWELARDALTHLAHGADALCFFQWRQSAAGAEKFHSAMVPHAGPDSALFRDVTALGATLRELAPVAGARRVPAPAAVLWDWPSWWAAEQPFTPTAELRYKAEALGWYRAFLDAGVRADVVPADADLSGYGLVVAPVLHVVGPDRAAALTAYVEAGGHLVATYFSGTVDDDAHAVLGGYPGALRDLLGIRVEEFAPLDPDAVVELDDGSTSDLWSEAVQVVDPAVEVLARWTGGGTDPAAGDPAGLPAVTRRPVGDGSATYVPTRLADRAPLLRRLLSAAGIGSELPGELVGRVELVRREGFRFVVNRTDAPVDLGPLGAAEVLAGPAGTLAPRGVTVLRD from the coding sequence GTGTGGGAGTCCGACGTCGCGCTCATGCGCGAGGCCGGGGTGACGATCGTGACCGTCGGCGTCTTCTCCTGGGCGCTGCTGCAGCCCGTACCGGACCGCTGGGACCTCGGTTGGCTCGACGACGTGCTGGGCCTGCTGCACGCGGGCGGGATCGCCGTCGACCTCGCGACCGCGACGGCCTCACCCCCGCCGTGGCTGCACCACCGGCACCCGGAGATCCTCGCCGTCGCCGCCGACGGCCGGATCCTCGCCCCGGGCGGGCGCCAGCACCACCGCCCGACCTCCCTGGTGTTCCGCCGCCACGCACTCGCCCTGGTCGAGCGCCTCGCCCGCCGCTACGGCGACCATCCCGCGCTCGCCGCCTGGCACGTGTCCAACGAGCTGGGCTGCCACGACGTCCACGACCACTCCGAGGACGCGCAGCGCGCGTTCCGGGCCTGGCTGCAGCGCCGCTACGGCGACCTCGACCGGCTCAACCAGGCCTGGGGCACCGCGTTCTGGTCCCAGCACTACGGCGAGTGGGACGAGATCGGCACCCCGCGCCGCACCGGCCCGGGCACCCACCCGAACCCGACCCAGCAGCTCGACTTCGCCCGCTTCTCCTCCGACGCCCTGCTCGACCACCTGCGCGCCGAGCGGGACCTGCTGCGCGAGCTCACCCCGGACGTGCCCGTGACGACCAACTTCATGGTGATGGGCGAGACGAGCGGCATGGACTACGCGACGTGGGCGCCGCACGTCGACATCGTCGCCAACGACCACTACGTGTTCCCCGGCCCGGAGGCCCGCGACGAGCTCTCTTTCTCGGCCAACCTCACCGGCAACCTCGCCGGCGGACACCCGTGGTGGCTGATGGAGCACTCGACGTCGGCGGTGAACTGGCAGCCGGTCAACCGCGCGAAGCGCCCCTGGGAGCTCGCCCGCGACGCGCTGACCCACCTCGCGCACGGCGCCGACGCGCTCTGCTTCTTCCAGTGGCGCCAGTCCGCGGCGGGCGCCGAGAAGTTCCACTCCGCGATGGTGCCGCACGCCGGGCCGGATTCGGCGCTGTTCCGCGACGTGACCGCGCTGGGGGCGACACTGCGTGAGCTGGCCCCGGTCGCCGGGGCGCGGCGGGTCCCCGCGCCGGCCGCGGTGCTGTGGGACTGGCCGTCGTGGTGGGCCGCAGAGCAGCCGTTCACCCCGACCGCCGAGCTGCGCTACAAGGCCGAGGCGCTCGGCTGGTACCGGGCGTTCCTCGACGCCGGGGTGCGGGCCGACGTCGTGCCGGCCGACGCCGACCTGTCCGGCTACGGGCTGGTCGTCGCCCCGGTGCTGCACGTGGTCGGCCCGGACCGCGCGGCCGCGCTGACCGCCTACGTCGAGGCCGGCGGGCACCTGGTCGCCACCTACTTCTCGGGCACCGTCGACGACGACGCGCACGCCGTCCTCGGCGGCTACCCGGGCGCGCTGCGCGATCTGCTGGGCATCCGGGTCGAGGAGTTCGCCCCGCTCGACCCGGACGCTGTCGTGGAGCTCGACGACGGCTCCACCAGTGACCTGTGGAGCGAGGCCGTGCAGGTGGTGGACCCGGCCGTCGAGGTGCTCGCCCGCTGGACCGGCGGTGGCACCGACCCGGCCGCGGGTGACCCGGCCGGGCTGCCCGCGGTGACCCGTCGTCCGGTCGGGGACGGGTCGGCGACCTACGTCCCGACCCGGCTCGCCGACCGTGCCCCGCTGCTGCGACGCTTGCTGTCCGCCGCCGGGATCGGGTCCGAGCTGCCCGGCGAGCTGGTGGGACGGGTGGAGCTGGTCCGCCGCGAGGGGTTCCGGTTCGTCGTCAACCGGACCGACGCCCCCGTCGACCTGGGGCCGCTCGGCGCGGCGGAGGTGCTCGCCGGCCCGGCCGGAACCCTGGCTCCGCGCGGGGTGACCGTTCTCCGGGACTGA
- a CDS encoding putative PEP-binding protein — MPSTTALTGIPASPGRAGGRVAEPPGEPAAGPAPADAAAEAARIAPAVELVSQRLTARAATVTGDAKDVLEATVSMVGDPTLLENAENLVTGQGRPAARAVWEAANAFAEMLSSMGGYMAERARDIHDVRDRIVAELLGLPAPGVADLDAPAVLVATDLAPADTAGLKPGVALALVTEQGGPTSHTAILARSLGIPAVVGCAGAAGIAEGAALTVDGGTGEVVEVATLDEATAFAAAASVTAEWDGVGRTADGLVVPVLANVGDGPGAVKAADARAEGVGLFRTELAFLSAADEPTEAAQREVYTAVLSAFAGRPVTARTLDAGADKPLPFLSLDGEPNPALGVRGLRIARVPGNGDGVLDRQLAALAAAAKETDVELKVMAPMVATAEEARWFVQRCRAHGITQAGVMIEIPAAVLTADEIMAEVDFVSVGTNDLAQYLFAADRQSGPVAALNDPWQPALLRLIGLLGEASARTGTPVGVCGEAAADPGLAAVLVGLGVASLSMGSGALAAVGATLAGLTVEQCRERARAACAAADPIAARRAVAALDG, encoded by the coding sequence ATGCCGAGCACGACCGCCCTCACCGGAATCCCTGCCAGCCCCGGCCGCGCCGGCGGCCGCGTCGCCGAGCCGCCGGGCGAGCCGGCCGCCGGTCCCGCCCCGGCCGACGCCGCCGCCGAGGCCGCGCGGATCGCACCGGCCGTCGAGCTGGTCTCGCAGCGCCTGACCGCACGCGCCGCGACCGTCACCGGCGACGCGAAGGATGTGCTCGAGGCGACCGTGTCGATGGTCGGGGACCCCACGCTGCTGGAGAACGCGGAGAATCTGGTGACCGGGCAGGGCCGGCCCGCCGCGCGTGCGGTGTGGGAGGCGGCGAACGCCTTCGCCGAGATGCTGTCGTCGATGGGCGGCTACATGGCCGAGCGCGCCCGCGACATCCACGACGTGCGGGACCGCATCGTCGCCGAGCTGCTGGGGCTGCCCGCACCGGGCGTGGCCGACCTGGACGCGCCCGCCGTGCTCGTCGCGACCGACCTGGCCCCGGCCGACACCGCCGGGCTGAAGCCGGGAGTCGCGCTCGCCCTGGTCACCGAGCAGGGCGGCCCGACCAGCCACACCGCGATCCTCGCGCGCTCGCTGGGGATCCCCGCGGTCGTCGGCTGCGCGGGCGCGGCCGGGATCGCCGAGGGCGCCGCACTGACCGTCGACGGCGGGACCGGTGAGGTCGTCGAGGTCGCCACCCTGGACGAGGCGACCGCGTTCGCCGCCGCCGCCTCGGTCACCGCCGAGTGGGACGGCGTCGGCCGCACCGCCGACGGCCTGGTCGTGCCGGTCCTGGCCAACGTCGGCGACGGCCCCGGTGCGGTGAAGGCCGCGGACGCGCGGGCCGAGGGCGTCGGTCTGTTCCGCACCGAGCTCGCGTTCCTCTCCGCGGCCGACGAGCCGACCGAGGCCGCCCAGCGCGAGGTCTACACCGCGGTGCTGTCCGCGTTCGCCGGCAGGCCGGTCACCGCCCGCACCCTCGACGCCGGCGCGGACAAGCCGCTGCCGTTCCTGTCGCTCGACGGCGAGCCCAACCCCGCCCTCGGCGTGCGTGGTCTCCGGATCGCCCGCGTCCCCGGCAACGGCGACGGCGTGCTGGATCGCCAGCTCGCCGCGCTCGCCGCCGCGGCGAAGGAGACCGACGTCGAGCTCAAGGTGATGGCACCGATGGTCGCCACCGCCGAGGAGGCGCGCTGGTTCGTGCAGCGCTGCCGGGCGCACGGGATCACCCAGGCCGGCGTGATGATCGAGATCCCGGCCGCGGTGCTCACCGCCGACGAGATCATGGCCGAGGTCGACTTCGTCTCGGTCGGCACCAACGACCTGGCTCAGTACCTGTTCGCCGCGGACCGCCAGTCCGGTCCGGTGGCCGCGCTCAACGACCCGTGGCAGCCGGCGCTGCTGCGGCTGATCGGGCTGCTCGGCGAGGCCTCGGCGCGCACCGGCACCCCGGTCGGGGTGTGCGGCGAGGCCGCGGCCGACCCGGGACTCGCCGCGGTGCTGGTGGGGCTCGGCGTCGCGAGCCTGTCGATGGGCTCGGGGGCGCTCGCCGCGGTCGGGGCGACCCTGGCCGGGCTGACGGTGGAGCAGTGCCGGGAGCGGGCCAGGGCGGCCTGCGCCGCGGCCGACCCGATCGCGGCCCGCCGGGCCGTCGCCGCCCTCGACGGCTGA
- the pfkB gene encoding 1-phosphofructokinase has translation MFVTVTPNPSLDRTIALPHLVRGEVHRAGSVRIDPGGKGVNVARALASAGHRTVALMPSGATPGERLAALLEPTDVTTVAVPITEATRVNITLVEPDGVTTKINERGPHLSADEVEALMDRACALGAGATWLVGCGSLPSGVRDDFYAELVRRCRRPGLRIAVDTSDAPLQHAVTAAPDLVKPNHAELAELVGRPLGSLGDVLLAARELRARGIGAVLVSLGAGGALLVDRSGEYHARTPPITVLSTVGAGDSTLAGFLAAGGEGPDALRHAVAYGAAACRLPGSATPGPADIRIDDVELAPTPDVTLALTGDAA, from the coding sequence ATGTTCGTGACGGTCACCCCGAACCCGAGCCTGGACCGGACCATCGCGCTGCCGCACCTGGTGCGCGGCGAGGTCCACCGGGCCGGGTCGGTCCGGATCGACCCCGGTGGCAAGGGCGTCAACGTCGCCCGCGCCCTGGCCTCGGCCGGGCACCGCACGGTGGCCCTGATGCCGTCGGGTGCCACGCCCGGCGAGCGGCTGGCCGCGCTGCTGGAGCCGACCGACGTCACGACCGTCGCGGTGCCGATCACCGAGGCCACCCGGGTGAACATCACCCTGGTCGAGCCGGACGGCGTCACCACGAAGATCAACGAGCGGGGTCCGCACCTGTCCGCCGACGAGGTCGAGGCCCTGATGGACCGGGCCTGCGCGCTCGGCGCGGGCGCGACCTGGCTGGTGGGCTGCGGCTCGCTGCCCTCGGGTGTGCGCGACGACTTCTACGCCGAGCTGGTCCGGCGCTGCCGCCGGCCCGGCCTGCGGATCGCCGTCGACACCTCGGACGCGCCGCTGCAGCACGCCGTCACGGCGGCCCCCGACCTCGTGAAGCCCAACCACGCCGAGCTGGCCGAGCTCGTCGGGCGCCCCCTGGGCAGCCTCGGCGACGTGCTGCTGGCCGCCCGTGAGCTGCGGGCCCGCGGGATCGGCGCCGTCCTGGTCAGCCTGGGCGCCGGTGGCGCCCTGCTGGTCGACCGGTCCGGCGAGTACCACGCCCGGACCCCTCCGATCACCGTGCTCAGCACGGTGGGCGCCGGTGACTCCACCCTGGCCGGGTTCCTGGCCGCGGGCGGGGAGGGACCCGACGCCCTGCGCCACGCCGTGGCCTACGGCGCCGCCGCCTGCCGACTGCCCGGCTCCGCCACGCCGGGACCGGCCGACATCCGAATCGACGACGTCGAACTGGCACCCACGCCGGACGTCACCCTCGCTCTCACCGGAGATGCCGCATGA
- a CDS encoding PTS fructose transporter subunit IIC yields MKLLAVTACPTGIAHTYMAAEALEVAAEEAGHEIVVETQGSAGSTPFTQAQLDEAEAIILAADVEVRDKERFAHLPTVTSPVKKAIGGAPGLIEQAVAKATAQPKGSAAAAVPAQRDGSDLDTKNFGSGFGSKLRGWLMTGVSYVIPFVAAGGLLIALGFALGGYQINEAPDVVSFDDNGVASVVFDAGAVQSWAALFFQVGGLAFGFLVPVLAGFIAYAIADRPALVPGFVGGMIAVQTHAGFLGGLVAGLLAGAVVYGLKLWQPPRALAGIMPVLVLPLIGTAVVGAIMFLVVGTPLAAATTGLTNWLNGLSGTNAILLGALLGLMMAFDMGGPVNKAAYAFAVAGLSTGSETALMIMAAVMAAGMTPPLALALATTVRKNLFTKVEQENGRAAWLLGASFITEGAIPFAAGDPLRVIPSLMAGSAVAGSLSMAFGATLRAPHGGIFVVPLIGNPFAYLLAIVAGTLVSAALVVGLKSARRTPAPAAVEQPAAAPAAAPVAG; encoded by the coding sequence ATGAAGCTCCTCGCCGTCACCGCATGCCCGACGGGCATCGCCCACACCTACATGGCCGCCGAAGCCCTCGAGGTCGCCGCCGAGGAGGCGGGGCACGAGATCGTCGTCGAGACTCAGGGTTCGGCGGGCTCGACACCCTTCACCCAGGCCCAGCTCGACGAGGCCGAGGCGATCATCCTCGCCGCCGACGTCGAGGTGCGGGACAAGGAGCGCTTCGCGCACCTGCCGACCGTCACCTCCCCTGTCAAGAAGGCCATCGGCGGCGCGCCGGGCCTGATCGAGCAGGCCGTCGCGAAGGCCACCGCGCAGCCGAAGGGCTCGGCCGCGGCCGCCGTCCCGGCCCAGCGCGACGGGTCCGACCTGGACACCAAGAACTTCGGCTCGGGCTTCGGTTCCAAGCTCCGCGGCTGGCTGATGACCGGTGTCTCCTACGTCATCCCGTTCGTCGCGGCCGGCGGTCTGCTGATCGCGCTGGGCTTCGCGCTCGGCGGATACCAGATCAACGAGGCCCCCGACGTCGTCTCCTTCGACGACAACGGCGTCGCCTCGGTCGTGTTCGACGCGGGTGCGGTGCAGTCCTGGGCCGCGCTGTTCTTCCAGGTCGGCGGCCTGGCGTTCGGCTTCCTCGTCCCGGTCCTGGCCGGCTTCATCGCCTACGCCATCGCAGACCGCCCGGCACTGGTGCCCGGCTTCGTCGGCGGCATGATCGCCGTCCAGACCCATGCCGGGTTCCTCGGCGGCCTGGTCGCCGGCCTGCTCGCCGGCGCGGTCGTCTACGGCCTCAAGCTGTGGCAGCCGCCGCGCGCCCTGGCCGGGATCATGCCGGTGCTGGTGCTGCCGCTGATCGGCACCGCCGTCGTCGGCGCGATCATGTTCCTGGTCGTCGGCACGCCGCTCGCGGCCGCCACGACCGGCCTGACCAACTGGCTCAACGGCCTGTCGGGCACCAACGCGATCCTGCTCGGCGCCCTGCTCGGCCTGATGATGGCCTTCGACATGGGTGGTCCGGTCAACAAGGCCGCCTACGCCTTCGCCGTCGCCGGGCTGTCCACCGGGTCGGAGACCGCGCTGATGATCATGGCCGCGGTGATGGCGGCCGGCATGACCCCGCCGCTGGCGCTGGCCCTGGCCACGACCGTCCGCAAGAACCTGTTCACGAAGGTCGAGCAGGAGAACGGCCGCGCCGCCTGGCTGCTGGGCGCCTCGTTCATCACCGAGGGCGCGATCCCGTTCGCCGCGGGCGACCCGCTGCGGGTCATCCCGTCGCTGATGGCCGGGTCCGCGGTCGCCGGTTCGCTGTCGATGGCCTTCGGCGCGACGCTGCGCGCCCCGCACGGCGGCATCTTCGTGGTCCCGCTGATCGGCAACCCGTTCGCCTACCTGCTGGCGATCGTCGCGGGCACCCTGGTCTCCGCCGCCCTGGTCGTCGGCCTGAAGTCGGCCCGCCGCACCCCGGCCCCGGCCGCCGTCGAGCAGCCCGCCGCCGCCCCGGCCGCCGCGCCGGTCGCCGGCTGA